GATATTTAAACTGTATTTTTCCTTTAAATGTAGACTTTATAACTACATTAAAAGTTGATTCATCAATATCCTTGCCTACCTTTTTATATCTGATTTTTAATGAGTCAGGAGACCGTGAAAGGATATTCATATATATATCAGGGCTCTGAATCCTTTGCTGGTCGTTAAATTTTAAATTCGGATCAAGAGATTTCTTTTCAAAAATATAATGATTCGGATTAGAATTAAGAATAATTAACTCATTATTTGAAAAAGGTGGAAGTTTATTAGAAAAATTCACTGTAATTGTTATTGTATCTTCATGTTCTTCAATAGATTTGTTGACTACTAATTCATTGAAGGTATCTTCAAAATAATAGCGTTCATAAAGATAAAAGCCGAACCAAAAAATATAAAATAAAGCAAATAATAATATTATTATACTTAATTTTTTTCTCATAAATTCCTCTTTTAAGGTAGGTTTTAAAGTTGGATTTTAAGGAATATTTTCAAGTACAAGATTAATTGTATTGCAGAAAATCCTCCAAATGGATAGAACTATAAACTCTTCTTCATTCCACAATTATTACACTCACGTAAGAAAACATAATCCTTTACAAAACTTTTAAAACTTGTTGAGTTACAATTGTCATAGCGATCACTAGCTTTGTCGGGGAATTCTTTGTAGTTGTATACTTTAGTCATATTACATCACAACTTAAAATGAATTTAACTATTTTATAATAACAGATTATAAAACGTTAATTTGAAATAGTTGGGGTGAAAAAATAGGTGAATACAAGTAAAACTGATGAATGGAACTTTTAAAAAACAGTTAAATTCATAGCACGAGTCCGAACAAATGCATCTCTGACATCGCCTTGCATTTCAGCCGCAGAAGCCATTAGAAATATAGTATCGGCAGTTAAACAATTCATACCAAAAGTAAAATTAGGAGCAGTGCTATGTTCTACTTGGAAATCTGATTCAAGTTGAACGCCACTTACGGTATCTGCTAAAATTGGAGAAACTTGAATTCTATTGCCTTCAAACATTGCAGCTAAACGATAATTTATTACAAATTTATAAGAAACAGGTTGGGAAGGTAGAGTATCATTTACTGCTGGTAATGCTCCTATAAAAAAATTCGACTGAAAACTTCCATCAATCTTCACTTGTCTACCTTGAACGTATTCAGGTAATTTTAATTCTAAAAGGGTAACCTCGTTTCCATCGTCAGGCAATAATATTGCTCGTTCTTCTTGAACAGCAAATAGCTGTGTAACATTTTCGGTCATGACACATCATTCCTCCACTTTAAAATTTTAATCGAAATTCCACCGCCAATTGATTGTTATGTATGACATAGCTATTCCTATACCAAATATTTGAAAATGAATATGTATGAGACTAATAAAATAATTCTAGGGAAGCAGTATGTAGATGTTCTTGTTTTCTCTATTTATTAGTTTAGTATACTTTCAATAAAAAGATAAATTGTTTCCAGCATCATGTTAAATTACAACCGACTCAATATTTACAAAATCATCTCTAAGCAGTTTGTCCAAGCATATATTATTTAATTGAATAAAATATTCTGAGATTCCTTTTAAAATTGAGGAATGGATATAATATTTTGGAGGTGAGTACATTGTCTGTATGTATTGATACAACTCTACCTGATTTCCTTTTAGCTAATCAGCAATATTCCTATCAATCATGTGACCTTTCAACAGAACCAGATACTGGTACAGAAGTGAGAACATTAATTTCATTAGGGAACCCAAAGCAAGTAGGACAATTCGAGGTTAAAGTGTTGGTTAATGATACATTTGTTGAAGTAGACTTTGATGAAAACGGTGTGTTTTTATCTAACCCAACGATTCTTGATAATAAATGTAGTCAGTTTCTCATTACATTTTTTGAAGAAGATAATTATAGATTTCAAGTGACTGTTTTTAGGATATCAGATGGGAAAGAGCTTGCGGAAGAAGTTACAAATATCAGAGTAGCAGACTGTTAAAAAAATTGCGGGAAAAATTTCAAGACTTTTGAAAGATTAAACAGTTTTATTGAAAAAAGCCCTAGATTATTTGAATCTAGGGCAGAAAGAAGGGGAAAAACTTATGAAAAATCATCATATTAATTATTGACCAAATGCAAGCAAGATAAACATGATTTTTAAACCTCAGATAAACGACTTATCTTTGACCTATTATGTGCATTTCACCTTTCCCATCTATACGATATAGAATCCACTTAACAATCCATACCTCATGATAATTATCTAACTCATATAATTTGCAATCTTCTATTACTCCCGTTCGTGTAAATCTCCTTGTTTTCTTCATATGTATCTCCCGTTAGATAGAGAAGTATTTATATGAATAGTTTCCCAGAATACTAGATTAAAGTCTGAATTGTTAAGCTTATATTTTATTAAATATAATGTATTTTCATGTCTTATTTTAGAGGATATACCAAAATTATGTAGAAAATATTATTGTTGAAGGAGGAGAAGGTAAGTGGAAAAAATTAAGATTTCAAAGCTGATATTATTCTTTATTACTTATCATCATTGAAGTTTAACGGTGAATTTGATCAACCAGGGTTTCCTTTTTCATACGTTTATACTTCAAACAATAAAATATTGGAAAAGCTAGAATCAAAGAGGCACTTCGACAAAATTAAAGATTTATTTGAAGTGAATAATATAGACGAATTAATAGAGAAGTTCGAAGGTTTTAACAACCTTATAAGGAAGGATATCCAAATTCTTTTAAAGGATACCGGAGATAAAATTTCATATAGATTATTCAGAAATAGTTAATTACAGATAAAATGACCATTTTATTTGGTTAAAGACTACATATGGATTATACAAAGGAAGAGGGTCAAAAAATGAAAAGTAATAAAAGTCAAATCAATCAACAAGATACTCAACTTTTAGAAGCGAAAGAAAATCAATTGCTTGTTACAATTATTTTGGTTGGGGGCTTTCAGTTTAGATGTAAGGTAATCGATTTTGACATCTTCACTGTACTTGTAGACGTAGAAGGGAAACAACAGCTAATATATAAACATGCTATTTCTACTGTTGTGAATAATACAACTACTAAAAAACAAAGATGATTATTAATGATTTATAGATGTGGTGGGGGATATCGTGAAGAAAAATTGGTTGTTAACTATTATAGGCTTGTTGCTATCTATATTCATTGCTGGTTGTACTAATACGTCAAGTTCAGCACCATTGGACAATATATCAGAAGAAAAGATCGAAACAACAATAGAAAATAAAGATAATGAGAAAGAAATATTAGCTGAACAGGATGAACAAGCTAAAAAACAATTAGAGGAACTTGAAAAAGAAAAAGAGCAAGAAGAATTAGCTCAACGTTTTCATTTAGAAGTAGCTACTGTTAGTAGAATTGTAGATGGTGATACAGTTGAATTGACTGACAATAGGAAAATACGTTTGGTTGGTGTAAATACTCCAGAATCGACGTCTAAAATTGAAGAGTATGGAAAAGAAGCAAGTAAATACACACAATCACAATTAGAAGGAAGACAAGTGTGGTTACAAAAAGACGTATCTGATACTGACAGGTATGATCGTTTCTTACGTATTATTTGGCTCGATATTCCTACAGATGATATGGATGAATCAGAAATAAGAGAAAAAATGTTTAATGCTGATTTGGTCATTAATGGTTTTGCAGAGCCTTCTACATATACTCCAGATGTAAAATATAGTGATTATTTTATCAAGTTTGCAAGGGAAGCGCGTGAAAATAATACCGGACTGTGGGCTTTCGGAGAAAACGGAACTACCAAAGGCGATCTAGATGGAGAAAAGGAAGCTTCAAAAATAAATTCAACATCTACTCAACAAGATTATGATAGTTCATCAAACGAAGTAGGCGTAGAATCATTTAAAAATTGTACAGAACTTAAAAAGATACATCCAAACGGAGTTGGTTCCGACCACCCTGCATATGCATCTAAACATGATCGTGACAAAGATGGCTGGGCTTGCGAAAGCTAGTTAACATGATCGAAAAGGGTATTTATCTTATAACTATGTATCTGATAAGATATAAGTCTGTTACATAGAAAGGTGGAAATATAATGAATAAAACAGAATTTATTAACGCAGTTGCTGAAAAAGCAGAACTTAGCAAAAAGGACGCAAGCAAAGTATTAGAAGCAGTAACCAACTCAATTAGTGAAACACTAAAAGATGGTGACAAAGTTTCTCTTCTCGGCTTTGGAACATTTGAAGTACGTGAAAGAGCAGCTCGCAAAGGACGTAATCCACAAACAGGTGAAGAAATTGTAATCGCAGCAAGTAAAGCACCTGCATTTAAACCAGGTAAAGAGTTAAAGGATGCTGTGAAAATCTAGTCAAAACCTTGAAAAGTCTATCATAAGATAGGCTTTTTTCTGTTACATCAACACAATGAAGAGATAATAGGGTGGTTTGAAGCTTCAATATTTGTAGGACTGAAACTTGGAGATAATACCAAGGGCAAAAATAATAGAAGAAAGATGGAAATCGTCACCTTTAGTTACAACAGAAAAGAGTATTATATTGTTGCATTTATAAGGTTTATAATAAAAAGACCATTTTTATTATGAATGGATACATTAATAACTATGAATTAACATATATTAACAAAACAACACGATTGACTACCACGACAAAAAGAGCCCTGCAGAGTATGTAGGGCTGTTATATTATTTGTACATTAATAATGTCTTCAAATTTAATTATATGTATTTCATCGAATTTATCGGTTACTCTAATATGCCTATGGTATTGATCTATAAAATGAATATATCCCATACATGGCTTAAAAGCCCCGTTCTCAAAATATGTCACAGTCACTTCTTGTGTAAACTCGAGTGCTTCCAGGACTGTACTTTAAATTTCCTCTATCTCATGCTCATCTAAGTCAGGCTTTTGCACCTTATAATAATCAGCCTTTGCTTCATTCATCATCTTCATATGTACCGGTTGTATAACTGCGGATACCTATTTTATAATCCCTCGATTTTTCAAACGTATCATCTCTGTACTTATTGTATACGAAAATACGTTCGTTTAATAAAGAAAAAAATTACAAAAATATAGTGTCCTGTCCACACATTTAATATAGTTAGCATAAGCGATTTTTCTATTAGGAGCAATAGCAAGTGGAGTTTCATCGACTGAAATTGTTGAAATTAGAGTATGGGTTTTCACATCAATTACTAATGTAGCCATATTTATATAACTCTTCATTAGATGATTAATAAAAGAATATGAGAGAATTTTTAAAATGATGTCAGTCAAGTCGTTTGATATAAAAATAAAACTTGAATTTTAATGAAATGGGGGTTATTGTGGCTGCTTTTTACAAGTGAACAAATATATTAAAATGATGATTTTACCTGTTCGCGTTTTAAATTGTATTAATATAGTAAGTTATCAGTACAAGCACTTTCTCTCTTTTCACATATAATGTTGTGAATAATTAAGAGAGGAGTTAGAAATAAATGAAAACAATGAGTTTTAATATTCTTGCTGATAGAAGAACTTGGAACAGTCGTAAAGATGGCATTATTAACAAAATTCTCGAAATAGATCCTGATATTGCAGGACTTCAAGAAGCTTTGGCAACTCAAAGAGTAGATTTAATCGATGGACTATCTGACTCATACGATTTAGTTGAGTTTAACATTCCTGGTAACTATGATAACCCTATTTTAATAAGAAAAGACTATTTTACAATTCTTGATTCAGGTTTTGTTGAAGCTGCTGAGTGTAATTTTATACGCTATGTTACGTGGCTGCTTTTAAGAGAAAATAACTCATGCAATGAATTCTATTTTTATAATAATCACTTCTGCTTTCAGCCATTATCAAGCAGAGAAGAGCAAGCCATCATACAAGCTGAAACAATTAATCAGCATCAAATGCAGTCATGCAGTAATGATTATGTCGCCATTGCAGTAGGAGATTTTAACTCGAATAGGAATAGCTCTGTAATGCAATACCTGTTGGATCAAGTTCCAATTGAAGGCATACCTAATCCAGTAAATTTAGTGGACACATGGGATGTTGCAAACCCTAATGTAGCCAAGCCTCCTACAACAGATCGAGGAGCAGCCATTGATTGGATTCTTACACTTTCGGGCACAGATGTTACTGATGCAACTGTAGAAAACTCAGATGGATTTTCCGATCATTTTCCAGTAACGGCTACGTTTGAATTTTAGAAAGCAAATGAAGATAACCTAGCTTTTTAGGATATCTTCTTACATAGGATTTATCCATTAAATTTAATCAATAAAACGCAATAAAACGCTCTATTTTAATTCAAATCATTTGCTAGTGTGATAAGAATGAGGCCTATATAAGCGATGGCTATTCACAAAAAATTGTCGGCTATTCCTTTTCATCGGAAATGACAACTGAAGTTACAACTTTCTCATTTAATCTAACAATAGAGTGGATATCGGCTTTTTTTCATTAATGGTTGGACACGTTTCAAACTTATGTGGATTCCTTCTTCTGTTAATTTATGGTGAATTGTTAGAGACCCATAATGCCCCTTACTCTCTTTATAGATGGTTGTCATTTGGTCAGTAATTTATCTATTTCCTCTTTCATGTTATGGCGCATAGCCTTTTTTTAGATTTCTTTCTCCTCTTCAAGATGAAGCACTTGTTTTTGTATCTTTGAAGCAT
This genomic window from Bacillus sp. SM2101 contains:
- the hfq gene encoding RNA chaperone Hfq, whose protein sequence is MKSNKSQINQQDTQLLEAKENQLLVTIILVGGFQFRCKVIDFDIFTVLVDVEGKQQLIYKHAISTVVNNTTTKKQR
- a CDS encoding thermonuclease family protein; this translates as MKKNWLLTIIGLLLSIFIAGCTNTSSSAPLDNISEEKIETTIENKDNEKEILAEQDEQAKKQLEELEKEKEQEELAQRFHLEVATVSRIVDGDTVELTDNRKIRLVGVNTPESTSKIEEYGKEASKYTQSQLEGRQVWLQKDVSDTDRYDRFLRIIWLDIPTDDMDESEIREKMFNADLVINGFAEPSTYTPDVKYSDYFIKFAREARENNTGLWAFGENGTTKGDLDGEKEASKINSTSTQQDYDSSSNEVGVESFKNCTELKKIHPNGVGSDHPAYASKHDRDKDGWACES
- a CDS encoding HU family DNA-binding protein, which encodes MNKTEFINAVAEKAELSKKDASKVLEAVTNSISETLKDGDKVSLLGFGTFEVRERAARKGRNPQTGEEIVIAASKAPAFKPGKELKDAVKI
- a CDS encoding YolD-like family protein produces the protein MEALEFTQEVTVTYFENGAFKPCMGYIHFIDQYHRHIRVTDKFDEIHIIKFEDIINVQII
- a CDS encoding endonuclease/exonuclease/phosphatase family protein: MKTMSFNILADRRTWNSRKDGIINKILEIDPDIAGLQEALATQRVDLIDGLSDSYDLVEFNIPGNYDNPILIRKDYFTILDSGFVEAAECNFIRYVTWLLLRENNSCNEFYFYNNHFCFQPLSSREEQAIIQAETINQHQMQSCSNDYVAIAVGDFNSNRNSSVMQYLLDQVPIEGIPNPVNLVDTWDVANPNVAKPPTTDRGAAIDWILTLSGTDVTDATVENSDGFSDHFPVTATFEF
- a CDS encoding IS3 family transposase, which gives rise to MTTIYKESKGHYGSLTIHHKLTEEGIHISLKRVQPLMKKSRYPLYC